The Methanosphaera sp. BMS genome contains a region encoding:
- a CDS encoding DUF2098 family protein → MSVVDKHGRDIEVGSYVIYTRIGTVGEVIDTKTNKDGSWVLIQYDDLTKLWYNTRNIEVTDKKYYKDTSSEPKEITMEDIKKQVNKKVSSEMSGHAVGGG, encoded by the coding sequence ATGTCAGTTGTAGATAAACATGGACGAGATATTGAAGTAGGATCATATGTAATATATACCAGAATAGGAACTGTTGGTGAAGTGATAGATACCAAAACCAATAAGGATGGTTCATGGGTATTAATCCAATATGATGATTTGACTAAACTATGGTATAACACTAGAAATATTGAAGTGACCGATAAGAAATACTATAAGGATACAAGCAGTGAACCTAAAGAAATTACAATGGAAGATATTAAAAAACAGGTCAACAAGAAAGTCAGTTCTGAAATGAGCGGACACGCCGTTGGTGGAGGATAA